A region from the Poecilia reticulata strain Guanapo linkage group LG12, Guppy_female_1.0+MT, whole genome shotgun sequence genome encodes:
- the setd1ba gene encoding histone-lysine N-methyltransferase SETD1B-A isoform X2, with translation MDSHPVCGSAEKRNHHWRSYKLIIDPALKKGSHKLYRYDGQTFSMPNPGIPPVDLVRDPRIGRLWTKYKETDLPVPKFKIDEFYVGPVPPKEVTFARLNDNIREGFLTDMCKKFGDIEEVEILYNPKNKKHLGIAKVVFESVKSAKVAVQSLHNTSVMGNIIHVELDPKGENRLRYFQLLMNGSYTPRTLPVGGEENREVSPRSLAEALLACEPIRRLSESSMSIGGVLPPSSSTTPLSLETGYSSIRQDTPQSQGTPHTPRQPGTPFSQDSSYSSRQSTPAYQSSRPESSGGYKSRRHESKFQDAYNRRPERPQYRSNMYRNTPSDQASFKQHQLTPPEPPPSTPSFNYTAPLPATPNFKSAFSPYQAALPPAFPPSESPYHHPAQREGEYLRPPQPPPTAPTDVLPVKERPETPPIPEPPPEPVPQPATPPPQTPERCPSPGSPALDPERNSLDSRIEMLLKEKRTKLLPFLEERDSDNEVRMEGSPISSSSSQLSPIPPFAGGQQNSRPSSTGLEDISPTPLPDSDDEVPIPGTASLIKRIGSPVNEKMGKGDVKDGGHSPTEKMDPAHQSSGEDMEISDDEMPGATSGECAKGIVVNSAVSPMHTMSMHPASYHAMQHQAGFAIAPQHLDPHSNMLGHPAHLRGHHGVPPHMIPPIGHYHQDVIQMMGLMNCVPWERWNTMHISFQMQQQMLSRMTQTRGPYSYPLFMDGSTSGQFGGLYPPFSLDAAAPACSTGVPGQQWHHPSIPQFNPTVPPPGYETKKEDPHKATVDGVLLVIVKELKAIMKRDLNRKMVEVVAFRAFDEWWDKKEHSAKTSLTPVKDAESKEEERPKPKETMGSSLLENWNKGEGLGYEGIGLGMGLRGAIRLPSFKVKRKDPPDTATGGESKRARPATPADDELEDEERERDAAELPSDDSKVAGDGPSAKRRPSRPLELDSEGEEEMDTSEKEEEEELLSDAVDEERDEDKAPDRLSSAKESADDEDKDGDSSSESGSSDSSDDEADSSASSKASSDSSAESSDSSGESSDSEYEMSSEEEETEEDVKAVTEKVDGKGAETTSSSSSSSSSSSDEEEENREQDVKPATPPTVQVREFKEEQREEEERGGKFKRRPPSPPEEETPEEPKPPAHQGIRVKEEKVCVDVKLEPQDHVAGLRPPTPTGALPDGDQEVKPKGKAEPEEVPCTPTQLPPSHPVAPAPKSVSTSSMHLPLPPHPAIESRSLLHPPPGPLPEFPQRPRLPTDEDIPRTPGRDLMERARCLGKSQSTDTIPNTPGSDAPLTGSSLMLSSPHIPGSPFSYPSQSPVLSAGVPRTPGRDLTFTPVFPEPAALTLNRKSFDERPVFKEPPISAPPSLAAGTDHSAVAPEDLPTGVSGDIPVMSDATASKKKPGRPKIKKAAAPSAGDDFSSESTDAPQASPLESVSLTTVRSPKHTSLDFRERDVEPQTLLPAEDGFPAYDEEPPPVTKPARKTRRCWEELLLDSLSPVTTPPRAYFKPRSDFEEMTILYDIWNEGIDEEDIRLLQITYDKMLQQDNGNDWLNDTLWVNHPSTHIPVVKKKRRDDGMRDHATGCARSEGYYKIDKKDKVKYLQSSRVQSEEPPVDTQGMSIPAQVHASTRAGSERRSEQRRLLSSFACDSDLLKFNQLKFRKKKIRFCKSHIHDWGLFAMEPIAADEMVIEYVGQNIRQVIADMREKRYEEEGIGSSYMFRVDHDTIIDATKCGNFARFINHSCNPNCYAKVITVESQKKIVIYSRQPINVNEEITYDYKFPIEDEKIPCLCGAENCRGTLN, from the exons ATGGACAGTCATCCCGTCTGCGGCTCGGCGGAGAAGCGGAATCACCACTGGAGAAGTTACAAGTTGATCATCGACCCGGCTCTCAAGAAGGGATCCCACAAACTCTATCGCTACGATGGGCAGACTTTCAGCATGCCC AACCCAGGGATACCGCCGGTGGACCTGGTCCGTGACCCGAGGATCGGACGTCTCTGGACAAAGTACAAAGAGACAGACCTACCTGTGCCTAAATTCAAG ATCGATGAATTTTATGTGGGCCCCGTGCCTCCAAAGGAGGTGACGTTCGCCAGGCTGAACGACAACATCAGGGAGGGATTTCTCACGGACATGTGCAAAAAGTTTGGAGATATCGAGGAGGTCGAGATCCTGTACAACCCGAAGAATAAGAAGCACCTGGGAATAgctaaagttgtttttgagaGCGTGAAATCCGCCAAGGTTGCTGTTCAGTCACTGCACAACACGTCCGTGATGGGAAACATTATCCACGTGGAGTTGGACCCGAAAG GTGAGAATCGCCTCAGGTACTTTCAGCTCCTGATGAATGGCAGCTACACACCGCGGACGCTGCCTGTTGGCGGAGAGGAAAACAGGGAAGTTTCCCCTCGGAGTCTTGCAGAGGCattactg gcctGTGAACCCATTCGCAGGTTGTCAGAGAGCAGCATGTCTATAGGAGGAGTGCTGCCACCCAGCAGCTCCACCACTCCCCTCAGCCTGGAGACGGGTTACTCCAGTATAAGGCAGGACACCCCCCAGTCCCAGGGAACCCCTCACACCCCTCGCCAGCCGGGTACGCCCTTCTCTCAGGACTCCAGTTACTCCAGCCGGCAGTCCACGCCTGCGTATCAGTCGAGCCGTCCCGAGAGCTCTGGAGGCTACAAGTCCCGCAGGCACGAGAGCAAGTTCCAGGACGCGTACAACCGCCGGCCGGAGAGGCCTCAGTACCGCAGCAACATGTATCGGAATACACCGTCTGATCAAGCTTCCTTCAAGCAGCACCAGCTGACGCCGCCTGAACCTCCACCTTCAACCCCTTCCTTCAACTACACAGCGCCTCTTCCCGCTACACCCAACTTTAAGTCCGCATTCTCGCCCTACCAAGCCGCTTTGCCGCCTGCGTTCCCCCCGTCAGAGTCGCCGTACCATCACCCGGCTCAAAGGGAGGGCGAGTACCTCCGACCGCCGCAGCCGCCTCCGACGGCCCCGACGGACGTCTTGCCCGTAAAGGAAAGGCCGGAGACGCCTCCAATCCCGGAGCCGCCGCCGGAACCGGTTCCCCAACCCGCCACTCCTCCCCCTCAAACGCCAGAGCGCTGCCCGTCGCCCGGCTCCCCAGCACTGGATCCGGAACGCAACAGCCTGGACTCGCGTATTGAGATGCTCCTCAAGGAAAAAAGGACAAAGCTGCTGCCGTTTCTGGAGGAGCGGGATTCGGACAACGAGGTGCGAATGGAAGGTAGCCCCATTTCATCCTCGTCCTCACAGCTGTCCCCGATCCCACCCTTCGCGGGCGGCCAGCAGAACTCTCGGCCGTCCAGCACGGGCTTGGAGGACATCAGCCCGACCCCGCTGCCGGACTCCGACGACGAAGTGCCGATTCCCGGAACCGCTTCGCTGATCAAGAGAATCGGCTCTCCCGTCAACGAAAAGATGGGAAAGGGCGACGTCAAAGACGGAGGCCACAGTCCCACTGAGAAAATGGACCCG GCTCATCAGTCATCGGGAGAAGACATGGAAATCTCCGACGACGAGATGCCGGGAGCAACCAGCGGGGAATGCGCTAAGGGCATCGTGGTGAATTCGGCCGTGTCGCCCATGCACACCATGTCCATGCACCCAGCCAGCTACCACGCCATGCAGCATCAAGCCGGCTTCGCCATCGCCCCTCAGCACCTGGACCCTCACTCCAATATGCTGGGGCACCCCGCTCACCTGCGCGGCCACCATGGCGTGCCTCCCCACATGATCCCGCCCATCGGCCACTATCATCAGGACGTGATCCAGATGATGGGGCTCATGAACTGCGTGCCGTGGGAGCGGTGGAACACGATGCACATATCCTTCcagatgcagcagcagatgctGAGCCGCATGACTCAAACCAGGGGGCCGTACTCTTATCCGCTCTTCATGGACGGCAGCACCTCGGGGCAGTTTGGCGGGCTCTACCCGCCGTTTTCACTGGACGCCGCTGCTCCGGCGTGCAGCACCGGGGTGCCAGGGCAGCAGTGGCACCATCCCAGTATACCACAGTTCAACCCCACGGTTCCTCCGCCGGGGTACGAGACGAAAAAGGAGGACCCCCATAAAGCCACCGTCGACGGCGTGCTGCTGGTCATCGTCAAGGAGCTGAAGGCCATCATGAAGAGGGACCTCAACCGCAAAATGGTGGAGGTGGTGGCTTTCAGGGCATTCGACGAGTGGTGGGATAAGAAGGAGCATTCGGCAAAG acATCTCTGACTCCAGTAAAAGACGCAGAGAGCAAAGAAGAAGAGCGGCCCAAACCCAAAGAGACGATGGGTTCCAGTCTGCTGGAGAACTGGAACAAAGGAGAAGGGCTCGGCTACGAAGGAATTGGTCTGGGGATGGGTTTGCGAGGAGCCATCCGCTTGCCGTCCTTCAAG GTAAAAAGGAAGGATCCACCTGATACAGCAACGGGAGGAGAGAGCAAACGAGCCCGACCGGCCACCCCAGCAGACGACGAACTGGAGGATGAAG agagagagagagacgcagCTGAGCTCCCGTCAGACGACTCCAAAGTGGCCGGCGACGGCCCCTCGGCCAAGCGGCGGCCCTCGCGACCGCTCGAGCTGGACAgcgagggagaggaggagatggacacctcggagaaggaggaggaggaagagttgTTGTCCGACGCCGTCGACGAGGAGCGCGATGAGGACAAGGCTCCAGACAGGCTGTCTTCAGCCAAA GAGAGTGCCGACGACGAAGATAAAGATGGAGACTCATCCAGTGAGAGCGGATCGTCAGACTCGTCCGACGACG AAGCGGACAGCTCGGCTTCCTCCAAGGCCAGCTCCGACTCCTCGGCCGAAAGCTCCGACTCGTCAGGAGAAAGCTCCGACTCCGAGTACGAGATGAGctcggaggaggaggagactgAGGAAGACGTGAAAGCGGTCACAGAGAAGGTGGACGGAAAAGGGGCCGAGACCACAtcgtcttcctcctcgtcctcaTCCTCGTCATccgatgaggaggaggagaacaggGAGCAAGACGTCAAACCAGCGACTCCTCCCACCGTCCAAGTGCGGGAGTTTAAGGAGGagcaaagagaggaagaggagcggggCGGCAAGTTCAAACGCAGACCTCCCAGTCCTCCCGAAGAGGAGACCCCCGAGGAGCCGAAGCCACCGGCGCACCAGGGGATCAGAG tcaaAGAGGAGAAAGTCTGTGTTGATGTCAAGCTTGAACCTCAGGACCACGTAGCAGGCCTCCGGCCCCCGACCCCCACCGGCGCCCTCCCTGACGGCGACCAGGAGGTCAAACCCAAAGGTAAAGCAGAGCCTGAGGAAGTGCCCTGCACCCCGACTCAGTTACCTCCCTCCCATCCTGTCGCACCTGCCCCGAAATCCGTCTCCACGTCCTCCATGCACCTCCCTCTCCCCCCTCACCCTGCCATAGAGAGTCGCTCCCTGCTCCACCCGCCCCCCGGACCCTTGCCCGAGTTCCCTCAGCGACCGCGGCTCCCCACGGACGAGGACATCCCTCGCACGCCGGGCCGGGACCTGATGGAGCGCGCCCGCTGTCTGGGGAAATCCCAGAGCACTGACACGATCCCCAACACGCCGGGCAGCGACGCCCCTCTGACAGGCAGCAGCTTGATGCTCAGCTCACCTCACATCCCCGGGAGCCCCTTCTCCTACCCGTCCCAGTCCCCCGTCCTCAGTGCTGGCGTCCCTCGAACTCCCGGTAGAGACTTAACCTTCACGCCTGTCTTCCCCGAACCTGCAGCCCTGACGCTGAACAGGAAGAGCTTTGACGAGCGGCCCGTTTTCAAGGAGCCGCCGATCAGTGCTCCTCCGTCACTGGCAGCAGGAACCGATCACTCGGCCGTCGCGCCTGAAGATCTGCCGACCGGCGTCTCGGGCGACATCCCCGTGATGTCCGACGCCACCGCCTCCAAGAAGAAACCGGGGCGGCCCAAAATCAAAAAGGCCGCCGCCCCATCCGCCGGCGACGACTTTTCATCCGAGTCCACGGACGCGCCCCAGGCGTCGCCTCTGGAGAGCGTCTCCCTAACGACGGTCCGATCTCCCAAACACACCAGCCTGGACTTCCGGGAAAGAGACGTGGAGCCGCAGACGCTGCTGCCCGCTGAAGACGGCTTCCCCGCATACGACGAGGAGCCGCCCCCCGTCACCAAGCCGGCTCGCAAGACGCGGCGCTGCtgggaggagctgctgctggacagcCTGTCCCCGGTCACCACGCCGCCGCGCGCCTACTTCAAGCCACGCTCCGACTTCGAGGAGATGACCATCCTGTACGACATCTGGAACGAAGGCATCGACGAGGAGGACATCCGGCTTCTGCAGATCACGTACGACAAGATGCTCCAGCAGGACAACGGCAACGACTGGCTCAACGACACGCTTTGGGTCAACCATCCTT CGACCCACATCCCCGttgtgaagaagaagaggagagacgACGGCATGCGGGATCACGCCACCGGCTGCGCCCGGAGCGAGGGATACTACAAGATCGACAAGAAGGACAAGGTGAAGTACCTGCAGAGCTCCCGGGTGCAGTCGGAGGAGCCGCCGGTCGACACGCAG GGTATGAGCATCCCCGCACAGGTCCACGCGTCCACCAGAGCCGGCTCAGAGCGCCGGTCAGAGCAGCGGCGGCTGCTCTCCTCTTTCGCATGCGACAGCGACCTGCTCAAGTTCAACCAGCTGAAG ttccgTAAGAAGAAGATACGATTCTGCAAGTCGCACATCCACGACTGGGGTCTCTTTGCCATGGAGCCCATTGCTGCTGATGAGATGGTGATTGAGTACGTGGGGCAAAACATCCGACAG GTGATCGCCGACATGCGGGAGAAGCGCTACGAGGAGGAGGGCATCGGCAGCAGCTACATGTTCCGCGTGGACCACGACACCATCATCGACGCTACCAAATGTGGCAACTTTGCCCGTTTCATCAACCACAGCTGCAAC CCTAACTGTTATGCTAAAGTCATCACGGTTGAGTCTCAGAAGAAGATCGTGATCTACTCCAGGCAGCCGATCAACGTGAACGAGGAGATCACGTACGACTACAAGTTTCCCATCGAGGACGAGAAGATCCCGTGTCTGTGCGGGGCGGAGAACTGCAGGGGGACGCTCAACTAA
- the setd1ba gene encoding histone-lysine N-methyltransferase SETD1B-A isoform X1, whose protein sequence is MSKPAERNRLNEDHGRKQSSSLANGMDSHPVCGSAEKRNHHWRSYKLIIDPALKKGSHKLYRYDGQTFSMPNPGIPPVDLVRDPRIGRLWTKYKETDLPVPKFKIDEFYVGPVPPKEVTFARLNDNIREGFLTDMCKKFGDIEEVEILYNPKNKKHLGIAKVVFESVKSAKVAVQSLHNTSVMGNIIHVELDPKGENRLRYFQLLMNGSYTPRTLPVGGEENREVSPRSLAEALLACEPIRRLSESSMSIGGVLPPSSSTTPLSLETGYSSIRQDTPQSQGTPHTPRQPGTPFSQDSSYSSRQSTPAYQSSRPESSGGYKSRRHESKFQDAYNRRPERPQYRSNMYRNTPSDQASFKQHQLTPPEPPPSTPSFNYTAPLPATPNFKSAFSPYQAALPPAFPPSESPYHHPAQREGEYLRPPQPPPTAPTDVLPVKERPETPPIPEPPPEPVPQPATPPPQTPERCPSPGSPALDPERNSLDSRIEMLLKEKRTKLLPFLEERDSDNEVRMEGSPISSSSSQLSPIPPFAGGQQNSRPSSTGLEDISPTPLPDSDDEVPIPGTASLIKRIGSPVNEKMGKGDVKDGGHSPTEKMDPAHQSSGEDMEISDDEMPGATSGECAKGIVVNSAVSPMHTMSMHPASYHAMQHQAGFAIAPQHLDPHSNMLGHPAHLRGHHGVPPHMIPPIGHYHQDVIQMMGLMNCVPWERWNTMHISFQMQQQMLSRMTQTRGPYSYPLFMDGSTSGQFGGLYPPFSLDAAAPACSTGVPGQQWHHPSIPQFNPTVPPPGYETKKEDPHKATVDGVLLVIVKELKAIMKRDLNRKMVEVVAFRAFDEWWDKKEHSAKTSLTPVKDAESKEEERPKPKETMGSSLLENWNKGEGLGYEGIGLGMGLRGAIRLPSFKVKRKDPPDTATGGESKRARPATPADDELEDEERERDAAELPSDDSKVAGDGPSAKRRPSRPLELDSEGEEEMDTSEKEEEEELLSDAVDEERDEDKAPDRLSSAKESADDEDKDGDSSSESGSSDSSDDEADSSASSKASSDSSAESSDSSGESSDSEYEMSSEEEETEEDVKAVTEKVDGKGAETTSSSSSSSSSSSDEEEENREQDVKPATPPTVQVREFKEEQREEEERGGKFKRRPPSPPEEETPEEPKPPAHQGIRVKEEKVCVDVKLEPQDHVAGLRPPTPTGALPDGDQEVKPKGKAEPEEVPCTPTQLPPSHPVAPAPKSVSTSSMHLPLPPHPAIESRSLLHPPPGPLPEFPQRPRLPTDEDIPRTPGRDLMERARCLGKSQSTDTIPNTPGSDAPLTGSSLMLSSPHIPGSPFSYPSQSPVLSAGVPRTPGRDLTFTPVFPEPAALTLNRKSFDERPVFKEPPISAPPSLAAGTDHSAVAPEDLPTGVSGDIPVMSDATASKKKPGRPKIKKAAAPSAGDDFSSESTDAPQASPLESVSLTTVRSPKHTSLDFRERDVEPQTLLPAEDGFPAYDEEPPPVTKPARKTRRCWEELLLDSLSPVTTPPRAYFKPRSDFEEMTILYDIWNEGIDEEDIRLLQITYDKMLQQDNGNDWLNDTLWVNHPSTHIPVVKKKRRDDGMRDHATGCARSEGYYKIDKKDKVKYLQSSRVQSEEPPVDTQGMSIPAQVHASTRAGSERRSEQRRLLSSFACDSDLLKFNQLKFRKKKIRFCKSHIHDWGLFAMEPIAADEMVIEYVGQNIRQVIADMREKRYEEEGIGSSYMFRVDHDTIIDATKCGNFARFINHSCNPNCYAKVITVESQKKIVIYSRQPINVNEEITYDYKFPIEDEKIPCLCGAENCRGTLN, encoded by the exons ATGTCCAAGCCAGCGGAGAGGAACAGATTGAACGAAGACCATGGGAGAAAGCAGAGTTCAA GTTTGGCGAACGGCATGGACAGTCATCCCGTCTGCGGCTCGGCGGAGAAGCGGAATCACCACTGGAGAAGTTACAAGTTGATCATCGACCCGGCTCTCAAGAAGGGATCCCACAAACTCTATCGCTACGATGGGCAGACTTTCAGCATGCCC AACCCAGGGATACCGCCGGTGGACCTGGTCCGTGACCCGAGGATCGGACGTCTCTGGACAAAGTACAAAGAGACAGACCTACCTGTGCCTAAATTCAAG ATCGATGAATTTTATGTGGGCCCCGTGCCTCCAAAGGAGGTGACGTTCGCCAGGCTGAACGACAACATCAGGGAGGGATTTCTCACGGACATGTGCAAAAAGTTTGGAGATATCGAGGAGGTCGAGATCCTGTACAACCCGAAGAATAAGAAGCACCTGGGAATAgctaaagttgtttttgagaGCGTGAAATCCGCCAAGGTTGCTGTTCAGTCACTGCACAACACGTCCGTGATGGGAAACATTATCCACGTGGAGTTGGACCCGAAAG GTGAGAATCGCCTCAGGTACTTTCAGCTCCTGATGAATGGCAGCTACACACCGCGGACGCTGCCTGTTGGCGGAGAGGAAAACAGGGAAGTTTCCCCTCGGAGTCTTGCAGAGGCattactg gcctGTGAACCCATTCGCAGGTTGTCAGAGAGCAGCATGTCTATAGGAGGAGTGCTGCCACCCAGCAGCTCCACCACTCCCCTCAGCCTGGAGACGGGTTACTCCAGTATAAGGCAGGACACCCCCCAGTCCCAGGGAACCCCTCACACCCCTCGCCAGCCGGGTACGCCCTTCTCTCAGGACTCCAGTTACTCCAGCCGGCAGTCCACGCCTGCGTATCAGTCGAGCCGTCCCGAGAGCTCTGGAGGCTACAAGTCCCGCAGGCACGAGAGCAAGTTCCAGGACGCGTACAACCGCCGGCCGGAGAGGCCTCAGTACCGCAGCAACATGTATCGGAATACACCGTCTGATCAAGCTTCCTTCAAGCAGCACCAGCTGACGCCGCCTGAACCTCCACCTTCAACCCCTTCCTTCAACTACACAGCGCCTCTTCCCGCTACACCCAACTTTAAGTCCGCATTCTCGCCCTACCAAGCCGCTTTGCCGCCTGCGTTCCCCCCGTCAGAGTCGCCGTACCATCACCCGGCTCAAAGGGAGGGCGAGTACCTCCGACCGCCGCAGCCGCCTCCGACGGCCCCGACGGACGTCTTGCCCGTAAAGGAAAGGCCGGAGACGCCTCCAATCCCGGAGCCGCCGCCGGAACCGGTTCCCCAACCCGCCACTCCTCCCCCTCAAACGCCAGAGCGCTGCCCGTCGCCCGGCTCCCCAGCACTGGATCCGGAACGCAACAGCCTGGACTCGCGTATTGAGATGCTCCTCAAGGAAAAAAGGACAAAGCTGCTGCCGTTTCTGGAGGAGCGGGATTCGGACAACGAGGTGCGAATGGAAGGTAGCCCCATTTCATCCTCGTCCTCACAGCTGTCCCCGATCCCACCCTTCGCGGGCGGCCAGCAGAACTCTCGGCCGTCCAGCACGGGCTTGGAGGACATCAGCCCGACCCCGCTGCCGGACTCCGACGACGAAGTGCCGATTCCCGGAACCGCTTCGCTGATCAAGAGAATCGGCTCTCCCGTCAACGAAAAGATGGGAAAGGGCGACGTCAAAGACGGAGGCCACAGTCCCACTGAGAAAATGGACCCG GCTCATCAGTCATCGGGAGAAGACATGGAAATCTCCGACGACGAGATGCCGGGAGCAACCAGCGGGGAATGCGCTAAGGGCATCGTGGTGAATTCGGCCGTGTCGCCCATGCACACCATGTCCATGCACCCAGCCAGCTACCACGCCATGCAGCATCAAGCCGGCTTCGCCATCGCCCCTCAGCACCTGGACCCTCACTCCAATATGCTGGGGCACCCCGCTCACCTGCGCGGCCACCATGGCGTGCCTCCCCACATGATCCCGCCCATCGGCCACTATCATCAGGACGTGATCCAGATGATGGGGCTCATGAACTGCGTGCCGTGGGAGCGGTGGAACACGATGCACATATCCTTCcagatgcagcagcagatgctGAGCCGCATGACTCAAACCAGGGGGCCGTACTCTTATCCGCTCTTCATGGACGGCAGCACCTCGGGGCAGTTTGGCGGGCTCTACCCGCCGTTTTCACTGGACGCCGCTGCTCCGGCGTGCAGCACCGGGGTGCCAGGGCAGCAGTGGCACCATCCCAGTATACCACAGTTCAACCCCACGGTTCCTCCGCCGGGGTACGAGACGAAAAAGGAGGACCCCCATAAAGCCACCGTCGACGGCGTGCTGCTGGTCATCGTCAAGGAGCTGAAGGCCATCATGAAGAGGGACCTCAACCGCAAAATGGTGGAGGTGGTGGCTTTCAGGGCATTCGACGAGTGGTGGGATAAGAAGGAGCATTCGGCAAAG acATCTCTGACTCCAGTAAAAGACGCAGAGAGCAAAGAAGAAGAGCGGCCCAAACCCAAAGAGACGATGGGTTCCAGTCTGCTGGAGAACTGGAACAAAGGAGAAGGGCTCGGCTACGAAGGAATTGGTCTGGGGATGGGTTTGCGAGGAGCCATCCGCTTGCCGTCCTTCAAG GTAAAAAGGAAGGATCCACCTGATACAGCAACGGGAGGAGAGAGCAAACGAGCCCGACCGGCCACCCCAGCAGACGACGAACTGGAGGATGAAG agagagagagagacgcagCTGAGCTCCCGTCAGACGACTCCAAAGTGGCCGGCGACGGCCCCTCGGCCAAGCGGCGGCCCTCGCGACCGCTCGAGCTGGACAgcgagggagaggaggagatggacacctcggagaaggaggaggaggaagagttgTTGTCCGACGCCGTCGACGAGGAGCGCGATGAGGACAAGGCTCCAGACAGGCTGTCTTCAGCCAAA GAGAGTGCCGACGACGAAGATAAAGATGGAGACTCATCCAGTGAGAGCGGATCGTCAGACTCGTCCGACGACG AAGCGGACAGCTCGGCTTCCTCCAAGGCCAGCTCCGACTCCTCGGCCGAAAGCTCCGACTCGTCAGGAGAAAGCTCCGACTCCGAGTACGAGATGAGctcggaggaggaggagactgAGGAAGACGTGAAAGCGGTCACAGAGAAGGTGGACGGAAAAGGGGCCGAGACCACAtcgtcttcctcctcgtcctcaTCCTCGTCATccgatgaggaggaggagaacaggGAGCAAGACGTCAAACCAGCGACTCCTCCCACCGTCCAAGTGCGGGAGTTTAAGGAGGagcaaagagaggaagaggagcggggCGGCAAGTTCAAACGCAGACCTCCCAGTCCTCCCGAAGAGGAGACCCCCGAGGAGCCGAAGCCACCGGCGCACCAGGGGATCAGAG tcaaAGAGGAGAAAGTCTGTGTTGATGTCAAGCTTGAACCTCAGGACCACGTAGCAGGCCTCCGGCCCCCGACCCCCACCGGCGCCCTCCCTGACGGCGACCAGGAGGTCAAACCCAAAGGTAAAGCAGAGCCTGAGGAAGTGCCCTGCACCCCGACTCAGTTACCTCCCTCCCATCCTGTCGCACCTGCCCCGAAATCCGTCTCCACGTCCTCCATGCACCTCCCTCTCCCCCCTCACCCTGCCATAGAGAGTCGCTCCCTGCTCCACCCGCCCCCCGGACCCTTGCCCGAGTTCCCTCAGCGACCGCGGCTCCCCACGGACGAGGACATCCCTCGCACGCCGGGCCGGGACCTGATGGAGCGCGCCCGCTGTCTGGGGAAATCCCAGAGCACTGACACGATCCCCAACACGCCGGGCAGCGACGCCCCTCTGACAGGCAGCAGCTTGATGCTCAGCTCACCTCACATCCCCGGGAGCCCCTTCTCCTACCCGTCCCAGTCCCCCGTCCTCAGTGCTGGCGTCCCTCGAACTCCCGGTAGAGACTTAACCTTCACGCCTGTCTTCCCCGAACCTGCAGCCCTGACGCTGAACAGGAAGAGCTTTGACGAGCGGCCCGTTTTCAAGGAGCCGCCGATCAGTGCTCCTCCGTCACTGGCAGCAGGAACCGATCACTCGGCCGTCGCGCCTGAAGATCTGCCGACCGGCGTCTCGGGCGACATCCCCGTGATGTCCGACGCCACCGCCTCCAAGAAGAAACCGGGGCGGCCCAAAATCAAAAAGGCCGCCGCCCCATCCGCCGGCGACGACTTTTCATCCGAGTCCACGGACGCGCCCCAGGCGTCGCCTCTGGAGAGCGTCTCCCTAACGACGGTCCGATCTCCCAAACACACCAGCCTGGACTTCCGGGAAAGAGACGTGGAGCCGCAGACGCTGCTGCCCGCTGAAGACGGCTTCCCCGCATACGACGAGGAGCCGCCCCCCGTCACCAAGCCGGCTCGCAAGACGCGGCGCTGCtgggaggagctgctgctggacagcCTGTCCCCGGTCACCACGCCGCCGCGCGCCTACTTCAAGCCACGCTCCGACTTCGAGGAGATGACCATCCTGTACGACATCTGGAACGAAGGCATCGACGAGGAGGACATCCGGCTTCTGCAGATCACGTACGACAAGATGCTCCAGCAGGACAACGGCAACGACTGGCTCAACGACACGCTTTGGGTCAACCATCCTT CGACCCACATCCCCGttgtgaagaagaagaggagagacgACGGCATGCGGGATCACGCCACCGGCTGCGCCCGGAGCGAGGGATACTACAAGATCGACAAGAAGGACAAGGTGAAGTACCTGCAGAGCTCCCGGGTGCAGTCGGAGGAGCCGCCGGTCGACACGCAG GGTATGAGCATCCCCGCACAGGTCCACGCGTCCACCAGAGCCGGCTCAGAGCGCCGGTCAGAGCAGCGGCGGCTGCTCTCCTCTTTCGCATGCGACAGCGACCTGCTCAAGTTCAACCAGCTGAAG ttccgTAAGAAGAAGATACGATTCTGCAAGTCGCACATCCACGACTGGGGTCTCTTTGCCATGGAGCCCATTGCTGCTGATGAGATGGTGATTGAGTACGTGGGGCAAAACATCCGACAG GTGATCGCCGACATGCGGGAGAAGCGCTACGAGGAGGAGGGCATCGGCAGCAGCTACATGTTCCGCGTGGACCACGACACCATCATCGACGCTACCAAATGTGGCAACTTTGCCCGTTTCATCAACCACAGCTGCAAC CCTAACTGTTATGCTAAAGTCATCACGGTTGAGTCTCAGAAGAAGATCGTGATCTACTCCAGGCAGCCGATCAACGTGAACGAGGAGATCACGTACGACTACAAGTTTCCCATCGAGGACGAGAAGATCCCGTGTCTGTGCGGGGCGGAGAACTGCAGGGGGACGCTCAACTAA